Sequence from the Saccopteryx bilineata isolate mSacBil1 chromosome 6, mSacBil1_pri_phased_curated, whole genome shotgun sequence genome:
ATaatgtttactgaataaatgagAATGGATAATTAGATGACAAAGATCCTTCTCTAATATGGTATTGGTAGATACTGCATCAACTATAGACACAATTGCAGAAAGCTAACATGttatctattaaataaaaaaaagagagaaatgctaactaaaaaaatcttctaaattatttttagctCAACCAGTAGATAATAATAGacaatttaaaaagcacattccAAGTAATATATGCTTTATTGTAAATTTCACCTTACCTTGTAAAGAGtggtatttataattaaaattatttgtaaacacTAGTCAAGAATAACTTACTGGTAATTTTGATGATTTAAAGACAGAAGGACTGGAGACAGTTTGTTCATGGAGATTAGAATAATCATTAGGGCTTTCAAAAGGGTTTAAAACAGGGATCCTTCCTGGAGTTTCTGGTGTTATTTGCATTTTGGGTTCTCGGACATCTCCCataacacagaggaaaaaaaactaaaaaagaattcagaaatatatatgataaaactACAAAGTTCCATAGACCTTCATTTTTGACAATTAAAATGTATTCAACAGacatttcacaaaaattaactctaaaCCTAACGCTGTTTGGAGCTTTTTAATATAGTTTCCAAAAAAGCATtacatacatttttctcaagtgatcTTCCAGATAACCTCAAAAACTAAGGAAGTAGGGTATTATTAGTGAAATCGTTTTGTAGAGTTAACAAGCTCAAAGAACTTAACCAAATATGAATGATGAGTTCAGGTCTACTTTCGAGACAACTGAACGTTACAATAGTCACAAACCTTCCAAACTAGAGGACTCGGACCTATAGCTTCTAATTCATTACATAGCCTCTAAACACATTGAACATCCTTCGGATATCCCAGGAATTCCCTTCAAGCTGCAGTTACTAAACAACAATTATTTACAGCAAGCATGAGAGGATGCAGCCTGTGCACGCGTGCCTTTCTGCCAAGTTAGTGCCGTCCAAGTATGACTGATTAGGGACAGGAGATTAAACGCCTTTCGTTGCCTCTCCTCCAACATCCTCATTTCGCCAAGAACCCCAGGGGTAAGAGGAGAAACTGCTTTACTTCTTGTCAAAGGGAGGCAcaattagagaaaaagaagaatccaCTTCTTGGAAGGCTGAAGAGCAGCTGGCTTCCTTAGGTGAGAAGCAGAGGAGGACACTCACGCTGGTATCACCTCCACGCGACGCTATCACTCTTTCTTGGTGTCCCTCCCTTGACACCTAATCACTCATGTTCCCATCCATACTAGGTCTAGTAGCAGCCAAGCGGGTCGGAAGCCGGAAAAGTGAGATCGCCAATTTGAGACACGCGAAAAGGCAGGAACTATAAAGAACGTACCTAATGGTGGGTACAAAAAGGATGTCCCCCAAATGTGACTCCGGAGTTCCCGAAGGGCCAAGCCTGTTCCCACAACAGGTTCAGACTCTTTAACTCCCCGCTTCCGCTCTGTATTAGACCAACCAGAGCACGGGGTTTGTGGGCGATGGGCCAATCGCATCGCACCGCTGTCCGCAAACCAGCCAATCGTATCGAGGCGGCGTAGTAAATTCGAATGGCAACTCCACGCTCCACATTCCGCGTGGAGTAACGACGCTCCAAATTCAAATCAAGCCAGCCTCACGCCGGCGACGAGCGCGAGGGGCGGAGCCTGCCGGCGTGAGCGGGGAATGCGCGGTGTGATTGCCCAGGAGAAAGGAAGGCGCTCCAGTTCCGGGTCAGGCCCTGCTCGCGCCTCGCTCGCGCCTCTTTCGGCCTCCGCCATGGCGAGCAGTAGCGGCGCCGGGgcctcggcggcggcggcggcaacgGCGGCGAACCTGAACGCCGTGCGGGAGACCATGGACGGTGAGTGCCCGGTTCGCCCCTTTACCTGGCGGCCGTTTCTCAAAGCCAACGCCTCCAGGCGAGAGGGAGCCCAGGGGGCTCCAGGTCCACGTCCCGCTCCGTAGGGCCTCTTTGAGGGTCCTCCCGCGGGACCCGCCCCGGCTGCAGGGCTGGCTGGCGGCCCCATCTCTGGAGAGTTGACTCTTCTCTTCTGAGTAGTTTGTCGCGTGCACGGCGTCGCGGCCCTCGCGTCCGTCGGAGCGCGCCGGTCCCTTCTGCGCGGACCCCGGGCGCCACCGCCCCGGGCGCGCGCCCCGCGCAGACCCCGCGTGCCGCGCGCTCCCCTCCCAGTCCCCCAGCCCCGGCGGCGGCCCGCGCGGGGCTCCCGCTCCTCGGAGTGCAGAGCGGGAGGAAGACCGCACCGCTCTCAAGACTGTAAGTCCTGGGCGGACAGACCATGAGTGTTTGGCCACTGCTACTTTTTTTGTCCTTGGCTCTTGAGTAGGAGCTTTTAAAATATCCGATGGCGGGACAAGTCGCCCTTCATAAGAGTTGGCCCAGTTTCGTGGCGGAGCGGACGGTGCCGGTGTCGGGGCTGTGGGTGCAGTACGCGGGTCAGAGCCGGTGCCGGCGTGGACGGCGGAACCCGCGTGCTGCCGCCACCCCCCGCCCGCGGGTGCCGGGGTGAGCCCGGACACGCTGCTTAAACGTCGGGGGGCCTGCCGCTTTCCCTGTAAACTGAGGCCACTTCCCTGCAGTATAACGGGAATGTTTAAGATAACCCGGTAAAGGAATATCGAAAGTGGCTAATAAAagatattgtattattatttttgaaaacttctatttgtattattatttttaaaaacttctatttttgttatttaaaaaaatattttattagtatttgcTGAATTAGATCAGATAATTTTGGCATCTATTACTATAATCATATTCGTTACCTTTATTTGTTGCTGTATTGACTTAAAGTGATGTTTCCTGATTCTATATTCTTTTTGCATAGAAGATGTCCTCCCACTTGGAGAGACCTTTGCGTCCATTTTATTCACTTAAACCTATATGAGTGTTTAATGGGTGTTAAACACTGCTTTTTGCGTTTTCTAGGGGATACATATACATCTGCCTCTATCTCTGACGGCATAACCGGTCGGAATTCTTAACTAAGCAGTGTCAGCCTTCATGCCGCATCTCTTCTTCACTTGGTCACCTCTTCCTAAGACATATCCTTATGGGATTTGCAATAAGATTGTTTCTGCACCATATGCTGCCTTCGTTCTCAAGGAATTACTTATATTATTAGAGCTTTTGCATCTAGTATTTTAATTTACCAAGTAtctacctttctctttttctgaaaaatagacTTCTGTTCTTAAAACCATATTTagcctattttctctttttttttaaatttcattttcctaTTTTTGATGAGTCAGAACTTActagttttattttgtgtgtggatTTATGTCCGTggaaactttttatatatatgacaTTATTGCTATATCTGCTTGGAAGCCAGAgtatttttctccattcttttttattttagctgtacttaggtttattaattttatggcCACAGGATCCCATTTTAATAGAATACTGGTATTTTATCTGTGGTGGAACTATTGatataaaaatgaggatagtttgtATTGGTCGCACCCAGATTTTTACTCTGAGAGCTTTGTGTGAAATGAAGATTATAGAGAGTGAAAGAACATGAAACAATAaagaccaattttttaaaaaagtggaagagcctgacctgtggtggcgcagtggataaagcatcgacctggactgctgaggtcgccggttcaaaaccctgggcttgcctggtcaaggcacatatgggggagttgatgcttcctgctcctcccccacttctctctctctctctcccctctaaaaaattaataaataaataaaaggggaagaaagaaggggtGGATTAGAGAACACCACTCCTCTACACACCATTTGTCTACAAAGCAGAAGGTAAAAAGAAAGGCCCCAGGTTGATAGTGGATCAACATTTGTAAAATGTGACAAGATATAGTCTTGTCCATTAGAACACTAACCTTATATAAAATCCCTTTATAATATGCCATAACTGTGTTCAAGACAGTTATTTCCAAAAAATGCGAAGTTGAATTATTGCAATGTCACTGAAAAACCATTGAAATATTTTCTGTGCTGTCAACGATGGAGGCACAAAGCAAAGCATGGTGACACTTGCACTGTAAATAAATGACCAGTGAACTGAGAAAGTTGTAAATGCAGTCATTTTATAATCTCACCTTCTTTTACCCTCATTCTcagaaataaaactttactttGCCTAAGGGGCTAAGCTGACTTActcaaatattattatttgaaattgTGATGTGGGatttcatttgtatttaaatCTATCCATGAGAGCCAAATTGAAGTGTTCAAAACTTTTTGAGTCTGATTACCTTCCTTCAAGATATGTAGTATTTCTCCTCAGTCATTTACTGCCTCCCTCTCATCAGTATTAGCTAAcaggaatttaattttttaatggacATTAGTGGTTTGCAAGGATGGTAGAACtcagctataaatattttttgttttgttgtgaaataaaagcattttgatAAAATCTCTTCAGATGGGAGGAACAGTGGACTGTTACTTATCTATACAGATCACTCTGAAAGGAACCTGATTAATTCTAACCTTTATTTAGTATACTGTCTATTGCATAAGATCATCTACTTTTACTCTGAGGTCCTCAGCATTCTCTTCCTACATTCCCTTTCTAAAATGTCAGGGTCTTTCAACTGCTCTCACTCTCCTATGTGCTTAGTTGTCTCTTTTGCTTTTCAACGTTTGGAAATTTTAGATACTTTATTGATAGcttcatactttctttttttcttatattctagagcagtggtcctcaacccccgggctgtggaccggtactggtccgtgggccatttggtactgatccgcagagaaagaataaataacttacattatttctgttttgtttatatttaagtctgaacgatgttttatttttaaaaaatgaccagattccgttacatttgtctaagactcactcagCGCTTGTCTGGTCACGTGAtaacatttatccgtcccaccctaaaggccggtcagtgaaaatattttctgacattaaacgggtccacggcccaaaaaaggttagggaccactgttctagaattTTACTGAGgctctaattcaggggtccccaaactttttacacaaggggccagttcattgtctttcagaccgttggagggccggactataaaaaaaactatgaacaaatccctatgcacactgcacatatcttattttaaagtaaaaaaacaaaactggaacaaatacaatatttaaaataaagaacaagtaaatttaaatcaacaaactgaccagtatttcaatgggaactatgctctcactgaccaccaatgaaagaggtgccttttccggaagtgcggcggggaccggataaatggctagagggggctgcatgcagcccgcgggccgtagtttggggacccctgttctaatttCTTACCATAAGTAATTACAATTTAGACAATTATTAAAATGTACCTCTTCCTTACTAGAGGCTTCAGTGTAATACTATGTTATATACCAGGTAGTCAGAAAAGGAGTTGAGTCCACAGTGTATATAAGGCATGTCATCGGAACAAATGTATAGTTCATGCATGCTACACCATCAATCTAATTGTTATTGTGAGAAAGATGAGTCAGTATTGCTTTCTTTCGCCTCCCCTACCTCCTGTTCTTCACTAAGCCCTTTCAGTTCTTCTCTCATCTCCGATTTGTCACTTGTTATAATCCTCCTGTGCATACCACCCACCAGTTTTTCACCAAAACTGTAATAACTTAGCTAGACTCTTTTCTCCACATATGTTCCATTCTTTTACAAGGTTCACTCAGTATTtaacaaaaatctttttaaaatgaaaatctgatCTTGTCACACTCCCATTTTACACCTACTAGCTTCCCAAACTTCTAAAATCTTCAGTTGGGCCTTAGTAGATTTTCATATCTGCCTCATCTCATATTTCATAGCTATTTCTCTCCTTTAATTACACTGCATTCCCATGAGCCTTTCACATCACTTTAATTCTCCCCAGCGTAAACTGTTTTCTTGGCCCCCAGTCTTTGCCTTTCTGCCGGCCTGTGCATTAGTCAAGTTGGTTTCTATTTACCGTTGAGATTTTAAGCTTGTCACTTCCTCAGACAAGTCTTTCCTGAACGTGTCCTTCACAACTAGATAAGATGTCCTTGTAATTACTGTTGGATGtatgttattttcctttattttacttataattgGAATAAGTTTTAATATCTGTCTCTTCTCTTAGATTTTAATGTCCATGAGAACTGGGATCGTATCTATCTTATTCACTACTATGTACATGTATACGTACCAGTTACACAGTGAACTCTACGGAAATACTGATTACAGTCAGTTTGTAAAGTTAGGAAGTAAAGATCAATTTGAATTGTAAAAGGAAGCTTGAAGAAATATAGGTACTGAGATGGAATTATatggagggaagaggaaaggcaTAAGAGTAAAGTATAAACAAAGGCATGAAGTCAGGAATAAGTATAGCATTTTTATGTAAGGCTCTACCATGAAGAAAAACTGGAGAGAGGAGTATTTGTTAGGAACagttgatggtggtgatgatgtagGAGAGTTGGAATACGGTCAGAATATGTGTTCTGGTTATctgttgctgcataacaaaccaccccaaactTATGGCTTAAAACAGAAATTACTTTGCTCTCACAGTTCTGGCTGTTGACCATACTCATGTAGGTAGTAGCATTGAGGGTGCCTCATGCCTTGCGGTTAAGATAGTGATGGATCTGGAGTCATCTCAAAGCTTCCTTACTCACATGACTACTAGCTGATGCAGACTGTTAGTTGGGTTCTCAGCAGGGCCTGTTGTCTGGAACAGGTGGGTTTTCTCACACTTGGAGGCTGGGTTCCCAGCAAGAGTGTCTCtcaagagagagcaaggaggaaGCTCTACTGCATTTTTAACCTGGCCTCAGAAGTTGTGCAGTCACTATTGGGAGATGCAGTCTTTCAGAGCCCAGAGCATACCTATACATTCTTACTCTGTATGCCAACAATACAAAGCCCTGGCTGCTCTTTCCTCCTGATGTTTCTCAGGATTGTATTTCCAGTGCATAACAGTGAGAGATGAGGTAACATCTACCTCCAGATAAAGAGCAGCTTGCTAACTGCTTACTGTACAAGTAGGGATTTCACACCTCAGTGTTCTTCAACTGTGAATATGGTTTGTCGATATGATGCATTACCTCAGTAAGTCAAAGAAGAAAAGCTACCTGGTCATTTGAGTGGTAAAAGAtgatatcaacatttttttttctgattttaaagtttAGTAAGAGAAAACAGTACATTTATAACATGCTAAATGGAAGCTATGTGAAATTGACATCACCGTTAACATTAATGTTAGGCATtctgaatgaaatgaaaagtaCTTGCTTTCACTATTTAAGTGAGagtgagacagggacagacaggcaggaaaggagagagatgagaagcatcagttcttcattgcagcaccttagttgttcattgattgctttctcatatgtgccttgaccagggagctccagccaagccagtgaccccttgctcaagccagcaaccttggactggAGCCACCTTAGGCTTCACGCTAGCAACGTTAGGCttaaagccagcaacttttgggctcaggccagtgaccatggggtcatgtctatgatcccacactcaagtgagtgaccctgcactcaaactggccgCTTTCAAGACATTGATATGAAAAGTTGAGCAAATAGCACAGGATAAGAAAGACAGTCAAAAAGGATACCAGTTATTTGTAAGTGAAATGATTAGAAACCTCAAGAGAAACAACTGAAAAACTGTTAGAAGCTTCAGTAGAATTTGTTAAGATGCCTGActacacaataaaaataagtaattttctaGAATATTAGCACTAAGCACTTAGAATGTGCAAGAGTGAGATAGAATCCATTTGTGAAAACAAccaaaacttaaaagaaattgaTGATTCACTATCAAAATTGCTAACTGAGCACTGGCTGAAACTTTCTACTTCAAGTATTTAAAAGTGACAATAATGTTAAAATACAATTATCAGTATAGCCATGtgtaaaaacagaaaagggaagTCTTCATTGATTAGAAAGAGAGAAGCCCCTCACCCCCCAAAGAAAGGTACAGATGGGAACTGTAGCAAGAGATTGGGAACGAAACCTGACAAAGCTTACTGCCCTGTCTGAGTGAAGTTGGGGTCCAGAAAGGTGCCATCTGCCACGGCTAGGGATTAAGAAACACCATCCATGTGTCTTGTGTGTTTGGAGCCAGTATACTTCCACAAGCCTGATGAAGAGGGTTGAGGCCAGTGTGATATTACACAGCCAAGAACGCATCACCAATCTAGGACATACAAGAAAGTGCCCTATAGAAGAACTTTTAGTCAAAAAATCACAAAGTTACCTAgggtagaagaaaaacaaatatatcacAGCTAACACgaaaaatggcaaaaaagaaGGTTGTTGTATTGAGCACTACCATATGCCAGATACCATTCTAACTGTATCATTAATCCTCAAAACAGTCCTATAAATATTATTGTCCCTGTTTTGCCAAAtggtgaaataaaaggcaggttACCTTGCCTAGTAAGTAATAAAAGTGGAATTTCAACTCAAATGGTCTGGCTCTGAAGAGCCCACTCTGAACCATTGTCTTTGCTGCTTGCATATACTTGAAACAAATCTCAAAAGTAGCTTATGAAAAGAATGTagcttcaaataaagaaaaacaaaataagaactgGTTCTATATAAAGAAGCACTTAGTAATGAAACAAGAACAAGTGATTATGGTGGGAAATTAGAAATCTTAAAAGAGTTATTAAAATGGATTCAGTAGAGAGTATGAATAATAGTCTGAATTTAATTGAAGAGCAAATGCTAATATGTTGGAGTATCAAAACTGAAGAAATGAAAATGCAAAGGAGCCAAGAAGGAGTAACAGGGATGAATTAACCCTCCTACctgaaacaaaccaacaaaacccAGGCAAAACATGGAGAATGTCCATTTCACTGGACATAGGGCAGCAAAGGACAGTGATCCCCAAAAGATAGGAAACAAAGTGAGCCAGCTAGTTGCCCCAGCTTTCTGCCTTCAGGGAATTTCCAGACCACAATGTATTGGGGGGTGGAAGGCATCCAGGTGTAACCCAGTGGATACCTGCATTGAGCAGAAGGAGTATAGAGTCCAGGGAGACCATGGCAGGTAGAGCTTGCAGGACAGGGTACTTGAGAGGAAAGCTGCATCCAGAGAGAATTCTGGCTCTGCAGGTTTCCCTCGAGTATTCAACAGAACATTGaatagtatgtgtgtgtgaggaaAGGACCCAAAATGTTGGGGGAAGAACCATCCAAAATTAATGGAGCAATGCACCATGCTCATACAGGACTGAGAATAGTACCTCTATCTACCAACCAGAGTGGAAAACTTCATAACTCATGAGACTTTGGATGGAGGACTCAGGAGGGTCTTATCTCAGTGATGGAGAATAATTAGCCCTATACTTAAATAGAGCTCTGGTACTGACTGGTAAATCTTAAAAGACCCAAACTGTTTCCAGGTAACTGTACCTCATTACAAAGCTCaagaatatgtataaaaatagaaaaatatccagCAACCAACAAGATAAAATTCACAATGTCTAGCATCCAATCAAAAATTATTAGATATGCAAGGTAGGAAAATATAACCCACGATGAAAATAATTCAGTCAGTTGAAACATACCCTAAATTGCCACAAATGTGAAGATTATCTGACAAAGACATTAGAACTGTATTCCATGTGTTCAAAAGTTAGGCAGAGGATGACTTTTAAAATACTCAAATTGAACTTCTAGAGATAAAAATGAATGGCAGATAAGAAAAATTGGAAAGGCCCATCTCATGAACATCATGAATACTATAAAAGTTTTTTGGAGGTCTTAATAGGTGATTTCATATCTTTAACTTGTCCATTTGGCccaaaataatatgtaattttcACACAGTGGGATTCAGAATCCAAATGAAATTTGTTTTTGGAATTGATCAGTATTTTTAAGTTTACAGAGAATGAAAGGGCTTATGATAATAAAAGGTAACAAAAGTCTCTTGAACCCACAACATACAGTAGAAAGTTAATTAAATTATGGCTGTGCACAAGATACACATACAACAGATCCATAGATATGTGGGAATTTACGGTGTGGTTAAGGTGGCATCTTAATTGAGTGGTAAAAGGATAGATCATTCAATAAGTAGTATTGGGCAACTGACTTATTTCTGAAAGGAAAGTTAAGAGATTCTATTTTCCATCCAAACTTTACAGTTACCTATTTAAATACTTATGGGGGGAGGGATAAACTTTCAAGTGCTAGAAGAGAATACTGATGTATAAATTAGATAATCTTTGCATGGGGAATATCTTTCTAAGCATAATGCCAAAGGAAAATGATACAGGAAAGCAATAGATAACACATTAACCATTGACTTAATAAGTTCTAAAAGCAGTTTGTTGCTGCCAATGTATTTACTTCCTATGCTTTTCTATAATAGGTTTTGTCGTGTGAAAGACAAATACTTTCATAAACAAAATGGAGtactattaaaatgaaaaaaattagaagctttcatttttattcttagatTGAACAAACGTGAATACTCTGTCAAAATATAagtctctaaatatttttaaaaccttaaatATGTATATTCCTGACAGCAGTgccacttc
This genomic interval carries:
- the MZT1 gene encoding mitotic-spindle organizing protein 1 — its product is MRGVIAQEKGRRSSSGSGPARASLAPLSASAMASSSGAGASAAAAATAANLNAVRETMDVLLEISRILNTGLDMETLSICVRLCEQGINPEALSSVIKELRKATEALKAAENMTS